CGGCTTAACGACGTAGACGAACTGGCCCATCGAGCCGTTCAGCACCGCGGTGGTCGGCACGATCACCGCGTCCTTGATCGTATCGACCAGCAGGCGCGTGTTGACGAACTGATTCGGGAACAGCAGGTTGTTCGGGTTCTGGAAGATCGCGCGCAGCTTGACGGTGCCGGTGGTGGTGTCGATCTGGTTGTCCAGCGTTTCGAGCGAGCCGCCTTCGAGCGACGTGGTGTTGCTGCGGTCGTACGCCGTGACCGACAGCTTCGCGCCCGACTGGGTCTGCTGGATGATCTGCTGCAGGTTGTCTTCGGAGGTGGTGAAGATCACGCTGATCGGCTGCAACTGCGTAATCACGACGAGGCCGTTGGCCAGGCTCGGCGTCACGTAGTTGCCCGGATCGACCTGGCGCAGACCGACGCGGCCCGACACCGGCGCGGTGATGCGCGCGTACACGAGGTCGAGCTTGTAGGTATCGATATTCGCCTGATCGGACTTCACCGTGCCTTCGTACTGGCGCACCAGCGAGGCCTGCGTATCCACCTGCTGACTCGCGATCGAGTCCTGCGCGAGCAGCGTCTGGTAGCGCTTCAGGTCGAGGCGCGCGGTTTGCAGCAGCGCCTGGTCGCGGGCCAGCGTGCCCTGCGCGTTTTCCAGCGAGATCTGGTAAGGCCGCGGGTCGATCTGGGCGAGCACGTCACCCTTCCTGACCATCTGGCCTTCCTTGAAATACACGTCCTGCAGCGTGCCGCTCAACTGCGGCAGCACCGTGACGTTGGCGAGCGGCGTGACCGTGCCGAGCGCGGTCAGCACGACCGGCATTTCGCCTTGTGTTGCCGTTGCCACGTGCACGGGTTGCGGCTGGTTGCCGAGCGCCGCGCCGCGGCCCCCACGACCGCCGCTGTGACCGCTCGCCGCGCTGCCGCCCGCTGCGCCGCCGGGGCTACCCCACGGATGCCAGCGCCACAGCACGATGCCGAGAATGACCAGCGCCGCCACGATCAGCGCGATGTTGCGGCCGCGATGCCGTTTGACCGCACCGGGTGCGGCGGATGGGCCGGTTGAGCGCGCCGGACCGCTGGTGGACGGTTGGGAAGCCGGGGTGACAGGGCGTGTGGTATCCGAATGCTTTTGTTGTTCGTCCATCGGTTCGGTCTGGTGGCTGACTTGGATGTGAGCCGTTCGCGCGTTCGAGCCGCTCGGAATTGCAGCGGGCCGGCGCGCGGACGGCGTGACAGGCGGTTTCGACAGCGGGAGCGTCGTGCTTGTTCTGCGCGATGCTACCCGAGGCGCGGGACAAAGATGTTAACGCAATGCGGCGTGAAAAAAGACTGGCCGGCGAATGATGACCGGGCATAACGCCCAGCCGGAGCCGCGCCCCGCGACGGGAATGCATGATCCTACGTCGTCGCCTCTGTAACAGTCCACCCGTGTTTTTTTCTTTTGATTACGAAGGTTACAGGATGTCTTCAAGTGGGCATCGAGGTTGAAGGGAAGATGACAGCGGCTCAGCCTCGGGCATCCGTCAGGTATCCAGCCTCAGATATCCGGCCTCAGGTATCCAGCCTCAGGTATCCAGCCGGCGCCCCGGCGTGCCGCCGATCTCCAGCACGATCCGCGCGACGCATTCCAGCAGGGCCGGTGCCGCGCGCGAGATCAGCCAGTCGCGCGGACACTGGTCGGCCGAGCCGCCGCAGTTGACCGCATAGCGCTCGCCCGACGGACCGGTGAAGCCGAGTGCGATCGCGTTCAGACCGTCGTACCACTCGCCGGTCGCGATCGCGAAGCCGCGTTCCATGGTCTCCTGCAGCGCGCTGTCGAGCCGGCTGCCGACGTGGCCCCAGTCGTCGCCCTCGGCGGCTTGCAGGCCGATCAGCAGCTTTTCCCGATCGGCGGGCGCGAGCGCGGCAAGATAGGCGCGGCCGATCGCGGTACGGCTGATATTCATGCGCGAGCCGATTTCGAGACGCGACACGAGCACCGCCGAGCGCGGCCGGATCGCGTCGATCACGACCATGTCGAGCCGGTCGCGCACCGCGAGGTGCACGGACAGCGCGGTACGTTCGGCGAGTTCGATCAGGAACGGCCGTGCGCGGGCCCGGATGTCGAAGTTGCGCAGAAAACCGTTGCTCAATTCCAGTACCGACGACGTCAGCACGAAGCGCTCGCTGTCCGGCAGGCGGAACAGGAAGCCCGCGCCGACGAGGGTCGCGGTGATGCGCGACACGGTCGGCTTCGGAATGCCGGTCAGTTCGGTCAACTCGC
The sequence above is a segment of the Paraburkholderia sp. D15 genome. Coding sequences within it:
- a CDS encoding MdtA/MuxA family multidrug efflux RND transporter periplasmic adaptor subunit, translated to MDEQQKHSDTTRPVTPASQPSTSGPARSTGPSAAPGAVKRHRGRNIALIVAALVILGIVLWRWHPWGSPGGAAGGSAASGHSGGRGGRGAALGNQPQPVHVATATQGEMPVVLTALGTVTPLANVTVLPQLSGTLQDVYFKEGQMVRKGDVLAQIDPRPYQISLENAQGTLARDQALLQTARLDLKRYQTLLAQDSIASQQVDTQASLVRQYEGTVKSDQANIDTYKLDLVYARITAPVSGRVGLRQVDPGNYVTPSLANGLVVITQLQPISVIFTTSEDNLQQIIQQTQSGAKLSVTAYDRSNTTSLEGGSLETLDNQIDTTTGTVKLRAIFQNPNNLLFPNQFVNTRLLVDTIKDAVIVPTTAVLNGSMGQFVYVVKPDNTVTVRPVKVGPVDGERTSIKSGVQVGERVVIDGSDRLKEGAKITIPADKPRGASGARGAHGASGASSAAAASGASGTHGHHRKHATQDSQ
- a CDS encoding IclR family transcriptional regulator; translation: MIRPKSTRLEADPLKDKDASGDEVTALARGLTVLRAVAAADAPLSNRELTELTGIPKPTVSRITATLVGAGFLFRLPDSERFVLTSSVLELSNGFLRNFDIRARARPFLIELAERTALSVHLAVRDRLDMVVIDAIRPRSAVLVSRLEIGSRMNISRTAIGRAYLAALAPADREKLLIGLQAAEGDDWGHVGSRLDSALQETMERGFAIATGEWYDGLNAIALGFTGPSGERYAVNCGGSADQCPRDWLISRAAPALLECVARIVLEIGGTPGRRLDT